In Thiohalorhabdus sp. Cl-TMA, one genomic interval encodes:
- a CDS encoding CheR family methyltransferase, which produces MAEPPEGHDQQPSPMVIGVGASAGGLEPFFGLLDHFEADSRFALVFLQHRSAAPGADQLLSLLERHTRMAVEAVEEGRFLRGGRIYVAPAGKDVALDGARFLVLDPLAERALHHPIDIFFRSLAEAWGSRAIGVLLSGTGADGSEGLTAIRGEGGVTFAQEAATAQYPDMPRNAVDAGAADFILAPEEIGRRLHRFGGKEMAPPLASVPEGEELAKILMLLRHYSGTDFSYYKLATIRRRVERRMALNRVEQLSEYVRILEEETKELEVLYKEILIRVTSFFRDAGVFRALKDMVLPRLLAEKGPGDDLRIWVPACSSGEEAFSLAMVVTEFLEERDQSRRVQIFATDLDPSSVAQGREGRYPAAIAQDVSPERLERFFTLEENGETYRVADSLREMCVFAVQNLVNDPPFSRLDLISCRNLLIYMGDELKERLLSTFHYALNPAGLLILGSSESVGDQSNLFSVVDKQQHIFHKKGASTPGSLSFSRRPFAVPAPERPQYPAKGRTRSLKEVVDELVLDEYAPPGVVVNRDMDVLLFRGRTGDYLEPPPGEPSGRVTKMAREGLLMDLHSLVQEAFREKRPGVRERVRLRGDQGAREVDLEAVPLTSPASGEGVVLVLFRESAPKSADPGMAEPPSPGEESRIRELEHELAATKEYLQATIEALEASNEELQSTNEELQSTNEELQSTSEELETSNEELKATNEALVEADRVKERRLAEADQAQADLFNLLKTLGTPVAIVDEDLFITRISPGIAPPQPLHSGLEGQSLEALSGLFPEVDVTALTRRVMELGDGIEQEVEDALGRWFLLRIHPYIDRDRRLTGVVLTLEDIGSLKRSAQETLAARNYAQFLMDALPLPILILEKNFVVVSVNARFRAAFGVTSEEVVGGYLHRLGGGEWDRPDLRRTLEDLAVQGGEVMGLEVAEGFEPYGIASMTLGAYLLEGSEGQPSRLLLVVQQITETDSAG; this is translated from the coding sequence ATGGCGGAGCCGCCTGAGGGTCACGACCAGCAACCCAGCCCCATGGTCATCGGGGTGGGAGCCTCGGCAGGTGGACTGGAGCCCTTTTTCGGTCTTCTGGATCATTTCGAAGCCGACTCCCGATTCGCCCTGGTATTCCTCCAGCATCGCTCGGCCGCTCCGGGGGCGGATCAGCTGCTTTCCCTGCTGGAACGGCACACCCGCATGGCGGTGGAGGCCGTGGAGGAAGGCCGGTTCCTGCGCGGCGGCCGCATCTACGTGGCCCCGGCGGGCAAGGACGTGGCCCTGGACGGCGCCCGGTTCCTGGTGCTCGATCCGCTCGCGGAGCGCGCCCTTCACCATCCCATCGACATCTTCTTCCGTTCCCTGGCGGAGGCCTGGGGAAGCCGGGCCATCGGCGTGCTGCTTTCCGGCACCGGAGCGGACGGCTCCGAGGGCCTGACGGCCATCCGGGGGGAGGGCGGGGTAACCTTCGCCCAGGAAGCGGCGACGGCGCAGTACCCGGACATGCCCCGCAACGCCGTCGACGCCGGAGCGGCGGATTTCATCCTGGCCCCGGAGGAGATCGGCAGACGGCTGCACCGGTTCGGCGGAAAAGAAATGGCCCCTCCGCTGGCCTCGGTGCCGGAAGGGGAGGAGCTGGCCAAGATCCTCATGCTGCTCCGGCATTACAGCGGAACGGACTTTTCCTACTACAAGCTGGCCACCATCCGGCGCCGGGTGGAGCGGCGCATGGCCCTCAACCGGGTGGAGCAGCTTTCGGAGTACGTCCGCATCCTGGAGGAGGAGACCAAGGAGCTGGAGGTCCTGTACAAGGAGATCCTCATCCGGGTTACCTCCTTCTTCCGCGATGCCGGGGTTTTCCGGGCCCTGAAGGATATGGTCCTCCCGCGCCTCCTGGCGGAAAAGGGGCCCGGCGATGACCTGCGCATCTGGGTGCCCGCCTGCTCCTCCGGCGAGGAGGCCTTCTCCCTCGCCATGGTGGTGACCGAATTCCTGGAGGAGCGGGACCAGTCCCGGCGTGTGCAGATCTTCGCCACGGATCTCGATCCTTCCTCCGTGGCCCAGGGGCGCGAGGGCCGCTATCCGGCGGCCATCGCCCAGGACGTCTCCCCGGAGCGCCTGGAGCGGTTCTTCACCCTGGAGGAGAACGGGGAGACCTATCGGGTCGCCGATTCGCTGCGGGAAATGTGCGTCTTTGCCGTTCAGAACCTGGTGAACGATCCGCCCTTTTCCCGGCTGGACCTGATCAGCTGCCGGAACCTGCTCATCTATATGGGGGACGAGCTCAAGGAGCGTCTCCTGAGTACCTTCCACTACGCCCTCAATCCCGCCGGGCTGCTGATCCTGGGCAGCTCGGAAAGCGTGGGGGATCAGTCCAACCTGTTCAGCGTGGTGGACAAGCAGCAGCATATCTTCCACAAGAAGGGCGCCTCCACGCCGGGCAGCCTCAGCTTCTCGCGGCGTCCCTTCGCGGTCCCCGCCCCCGAACGGCCCCAATATCCCGCTAAGGGCCGTACCCGGAGCCTGAAGGAGGTGGTGGACGAGCTGGTGCTCGACGAGTACGCCCCGCCCGGCGTGGTGGTGAACCGGGATATGGACGTGCTCCTGTTCCGGGGACGGACCGGCGACTATCTGGAGCCGCCCCCGGGGGAGCCCTCCGGCAGAGTCACCAAGATGGCCCGGGAAGGCCTGCTCATGGATCTGCATTCCCTGGTTCAGGAGGCCTTCCGGGAGAAGCGGCCCGGGGTCCGCGAGCGGGTGCGGCTGCGGGGCGATCAGGGGGCCCGGGAAGTGGATCTGGAAGCGGTGCCGCTGACCAGTCCGGCCTCCGGGGAAGGGGTGGTCCTGGTGCTGTTCCGGGAATCCGCGCCGAAATCCGCGGACCCGGGGATGGCGGAGCCACCTTCTCCCGGGGAGGAGAGCCGGATCCGCGAGCTGGAGCACGAGCTGGCGGCCACCAAGGAGTACCTGCAGGCCACCATCGAGGCCCTGGAGGCTTCCAACGAGGAGCTCCAATCCACCAACGAGGAGCTGCAGTCCACCAACGAAGAGCTCCAGTCCACGAGCGAGGAGCTGGAGACTTCCAACGAGGAACTAAAGGCCACGAATGAGGCCCTAGTTGAAGCAGACCGGGTCAAGGAACGGCGCCTGGCGGAGGCCGATCAGGCCCAGGCGGATCTGTTCAATCTGCTCAAGACCCTGGGTACGCCCGTGGCCATCGTGGATGAAGATCTGTTCATCACCCGCATCTCCCCGGGTATCGCTCCCCCGCAGCCCCTCCATTCCGGCCTGGAAGGCCAATCCCTGGAAGCGCTGAGCGGCCTGTTTCCCGAGGTGGACGTAACCGCGCTCACCCGACGGGTCATGGAGCTGGGCGACGGCATCGAGCAGGAGGTGGAGGACGCGCTTGGCCGCTGGTTCCTCCTGCGCATCCATCCCTATATCGATCGGGATCGCCGGCTCACGGGGGTGGTGCTGACCCTGGAGGATATCGGCTCCCTCAAGCGGAGCGCGCAGGAGACCCTGGCCGCCCGGAATTACGCGCAGTTCCTCATGGACGCGCTGCCCCTGCCGATCCTCATCCTGGAAAAGAATTTCGTGGTAGTTTCCGTCAATGCCCGTTTCCGCGCCGCATTCGGGGTAACCTCGGAGGAAGTCGTGGGCGGATACCTGCACCGCCTGGGGGGCGGGGAGTGGGACAGGCCGGATCTGCGCCGCACGCTGGAAGACCTCGCCGTTCAGGGCGGGGAGGTCATGGGACTGGAGGTGGCGGAGGGGTTCGAGCCGTACGGTATCGCATCCATGACGCTGGGGGCGTACCTTCTGGAAGGATCGGAGGGGCAGCCGTCGCGGCTGCTCCTGGTCGTCCAGCAAATCACGGAGACCGACAGTGCGGGGTGA
- a CDS encoding PAS domain-containing sensor histidine kinase, which translates to MGSSGADALLYLDAAARELRARVAREDDERRACRRGLELIVERLAVPCGVLLFVDDPDRADECIQAGAASAAAGLPGLLRDPGILHAPLPEAEVLSPERLNAGPGSARAARQSPSPGSLLALPLLLPRDGEGRIYLPERTDGSPFTAEDLAFANQLGIAFALSLARRPLPERRAVPEESFRPRVAESGKTAIPHAHPGRRSPAGDGECLGLLLDQVCSAVIATDTDMRITFWNRHAEHLYQWRAKEVLGRSIFEVTVPEVSETEARAIMRVVDEQGSWDGEYAVRRKDGTRFPARVVNTKLRDSAGEPLGYVGVSLDITAFKRAESALQESEARYRALYERSRDAIMIWDASNSRFTAANPATLAMFGAREEADITALDPEALSPVRQPDGRSSAAKARELIDMALESGGHFFEWTHRRLDGTLFPATVQLTRMELDGRVWLKATVRDITEQRRAEETAWRRLLELAHVARISTMGEMATQMAHELHQPLTAVRNYSSIARSLLAEDAPPPVREALERLDHQARHAAQLVRRVRDFVRQPGCQWDNFDFNAVLEEVLILAGLELEAHGAELEARWGEDLPPVWGCAILIQQVALNLLRNAAEALGELADPDRPRRIILETRRRPGGVEMAVHDTGPGLGADPEVVFTPFWTSKTGGMGMGLRISRSILEQHGSTLRAESGREGGATFRFTLPVREAGH; encoded by the coding sequence ATGGGCTCCAGCGGCGCCGATGCCCTCCTGTACCTCGATGCGGCAGCCCGGGAGCTTCGCGCCCGGGTTGCCCGGGAAGACGACGAACGGCGTGCCTGCCGGCGGGGGTTGGAGCTGATCGTAGAGCGGCTCGCAGTGCCCTGCGGGGTTCTCCTTTTCGTGGACGACCCGGACCGGGCCGATGAATGCATCCAGGCCGGAGCCGCCTCGGCCGCCGCCGGCCTTCCCGGGCTCCTGCGCGACCCGGGGATACTCCACGCACCGCTTCCGGAGGCCGAGGTCCTTTCTCCGGAGCGACTGAATGCCGGCCCCGGCTCCGCCCGGGCGGCTCGGCAATCCCCCTCCCCGGGCTCCCTGCTCGCCCTCCCCCTGCTACTCCCCCGGGACGGCGAGGGGCGCATCTACCTTCCGGAAAGAACCGACGGCTCCCCGTTCACCGCGGAGGACCTTGCGTTCGCGAATCAGCTGGGCATCGCCTTTGCCCTTTCCCTGGCCCGCCGCCCGCTTCCGGAAAGGCGGGCCGTGCCGGAGGAGAGCTTCCGGCCCCGGGTTGCCGAAAGCGGTAAAACGGCGATTCCCCACGCCCATCCGGGCCGGCGGAGCCCGGCAGGCGACGGCGAATGCTTGGGCCTGCTCCTCGACCAGGTTTGCAGCGCGGTAATCGCCACCGACACCGATATGCGGATCACCTTCTGGAATCGCCATGCGGAGCACCTTTACCAGTGGCGGGCGAAGGAGGTGCTGGGCCGGTCCATCTTCGAGGTCACCGTGCCGGAGGTCTCGGAGACGGAGGCCCGGGCCATCATGCGGGTGGTGGACGAGCAGGGCTCCTGGGATGGCGAGTACGCGGTGCGCCGCAAGGACGGCACCCGGTTCCCTGCCCGGGTGGTGAACACCAAGCTGCGGGACTCCGCGGGCGAGCCGCTGGGATATGTGGGCGTCTCCCTGGATATCACCGCCTTCAAGCGGGCGGAATCGGCCCTCCAGGAGAGCGAGGCCCGCTACCGCGCCCTCTATGAGCGCTCCCGCGACGCCATCATGATCTGGGATGCCTCTAACAGCCGGTTCACCGCCGCCAATCCGGCCACCCTCGCCATGTTCGGCGCCCGGGAGGAAGCCGATATCACGGCCCTGGACCCCGAGGCGCTCTCCCCCGTACGGCAGCCCGACGGCCGTTCCTCGGCGGCCAAGGCCCGCGAGCTGATCGACATGGCCCTGGAAAGCGGGGGGCACTTCTTCGAGTGGACCCATCGCCGCCTTGACGGAACGCTCTTTCCGGCCACCGTCCAGCTCACCCGGATGGAGCTAGACGGCCGCGTCTGGCTGAAGGCCACCGTCCGCGACATCACCGAGCAGAGGCGCGCCGAGGAGACCGCCTGGCGCCGTTTGCTGGAGCTCGCCCATGTGGCGAGAATCAGCACCATGGGCGAGATGGCCACCCAGATGGCGCACGAGCTTCACCAGCCCCTCACCGCGGTCCGCAACTACAGCAGCATCGCCCGCAGCCTCCTGGCGGAAGATGCCCCGCCCCCCGTCCGGGAAGCCCTGGAACGGTTGGACCACCAGGCGCGGCATGCCGCCCAGCTCGTTCGCCGCGTACGCGATTTCGTCCGCCAGCCCGGCTGCCAATGGGACAACTTCGATTTCAACGCCGTCCTGGAGGAGGTACTGATCCTTGCCGGATTGGAGCTGGAGGCCCACGGAGCGGAGCTGGAAGCCCGCTGGGGGGAGGACCTGCCCCCGGTCTGGGGCTGTGCCATTCTCATCCAGCAGGTGGCCCTGAACCTCCTGCGCAACGCCGCGGAGGCCCTGGGGGAGCTGGCGGATCCTGACCGGCCGCGGCGCATCATCCTGGAAACCCGCCGACGCCCGGGAGGCGTGGAGATGGCTGTCCACGACACCGGGCCCGGGCTCGGCGCGGACCCGGAAGTGGTATTCACCCCGTTCTGGACCTCCAAGACGGGAGGCATGGGCATGGGACTGCGCATCAGCCGCTCCATCCTGGAGCAGCACGGCAGCACCCTCCGGGCGGAATCCGGGCGCGAAGGCGGCGCCACCTTCCGATTCACCCTGCCGGTACGGGAAGCGGGGCACTGA
- a CDS encoding GAF domain-containing protein, protein MRGDRKSEQDLPPGSEQQEQRPESALGSTDFSTWSREDLIARLRHLEADLAAESSPEDYRRMLYELQVHQIELEMQNREMRELRSQLEDSRDLYVDLYDSAPVAYLTLNREGLIRSINLTGAELLRWERESLSEKPFSGFLRPDHVPGFFSYLRELLREGHARPIEVCLGPPGGAPRTVKVEGAQAVSPRDGETVARLILTDVTEVKETEALQRRVNRALRALSRVQDAARAAQSCRCLMDQVCRFLNEDAGYALAWVGEPVTDGTGSVRILGASGATGYLDRVIGEIRWTPDDQGGRGPFGRAVQTREPVISNSVGTDPSFAPWRERALTHNLNAVAGIPLVEGDRALGVLGLYAEDAESFDDEEMQWLTRVADEVATAWISLRHREERCKAEEERNRLVEILEATPDFVAIATADERVVYWNAGAYEVLGYDPENYRPEEHVVRDHFPRWAYECLTTEVLPLVRERGVWRGETAFLSRDGREVPVNQVILAHYGPEGELEYYSTIAHDLSTFKRQRAELERSRRLMALGELGSVLAHQLNQPLTAALTFAEGTLQRFDRLEEVPAGLREGLEQIRVQVEKAGGIVRDLRNFLRGGSPHFQRVDLNALVQTVGPRLEMGRETLVPCLEQHLADDLPYVSADPTLVQECLQNLVNNATEAMEDQAAPVVHITTESRADGLVEVRVRDSGGGLPEPMQENLDRPLYTTKPGGLGLGVAICRSVIEAHDGNLWATPNEPEPGTTFHFTLKAADRDA, encoded by the coding sequence GTGCGGGGTGACCGGAAGAGCGAGCAGGACCTCCCGCCCGGCTCGGAGCAGCAGGAGCAGCGGCCGGAGTCGGCCCTGGGGAGTACCGACTTCAGCACCTGGTCCCGCGAGGACCTGATCGCCCGGCTCCGCCACCTGGAGGCGGATCTGGCGGCCGAATCCTCTCCCGAGGACTACCGGCGCATGCTCTACGAGCTCCAGGTCCACCAGATCGAGCTGGAGATGCAGAACCGGGAGATGCGCGAGCTGCGGAGCCAGCTCGAGGATTCCCGGGACCTGTACGTGGACCTCTACGACTCCGCCCCCGTGGCCTACCTGACCCTGAACCGGGAGGGCCTGATCCGTTCCATCAACCTCACCGGCGCCGAGCTGCTGCGCTGGGAGCGCGAGAGCCTGAGCGAGAAGCCCTTCTCCGGATTCCTGCGCCCCGATCACGTGCCCGGGTTCTTCAGCTACCTGCGGGAGCTGCTGCGGGAGGGCCACGCCCGCCCCATCGAGGTGTGCCTCGGACCGCCGGGCGGTGCTCCCAGAACGGTGAAAGTGGAGGGCGCCCAGGCCGTCTCCCCCCGGGACGGCGAAACCGTGGCCCGGCTGATCCTCACCGACGTCACGGAGGTCAAGGAAACGGAGGCCCTGCAGCGCCGCGTCAACCGCGCCCTGCGCGCCCTGAGCCGTGTCCAGGACGCCGCGCGTGCGGCGCAGAGCTGCCGCTGCCTCATGGACCAGGTCTGCCGCTTCCTGAACGAGGATGCGGGGTATGCCCTCGCCTGGGTGGGGGAGCCGGTGACGGACGGAACCGGCTCGGTGCGGATCCTGGGGGCCAGTGGGGCCACCGGCTATCTGGACCGGGTCATCGGCGAGATCCGCTGGACACCCGATGACCAGGGCGGCCGGGGCCCCTTCGGCCGGGCGGTGCAGACCCGCGAGCCGGTCATCAGCAACTCCGTGGGCACGGACCCCTCCTTTGCGCCGTGGCGGGAGCGCGCCCTGACTCATAACCTGAACGCGGTCGCCGGCATACCCCTGGTGGAGGGCGACAGGGCCCTCGGCGTGCTCGGCCTCTACGCTGAGGATGCGGAGTCCTTCGACGACGAGGAGATGCAGTGGCTGACCCGGGTGGCGGACGAGGTGGCCACCGCCTGGATCTCCCTGCGCCATCGGGAGGAGCGGTGCAAGGCCGAGGAGGAGCGCAACCGGCTGGTGGAGATCCTCGAGGCCACCCCGGACTTCGTGGCCATCGCCACGGCCGACGAGCGGGTCGTCTACTGGAACGCCGGCGCCTACGAGGTGCTGGGCTACGACCCGGAGAACTACCGTCCGGAGGAGCATGTGGTCCGGGACCACTTCCCGCGCTGGGCGTACGAGTGCCTGACCACCGAAGTGCTCCCCCTGGTCCGGGAGCGGGGCGTCTGGCGCGGCGAGACGGCCTTTCTGAGCCGGGACGGCCGGGAAGTGCCGGTGAATCAGGTGATCCTGGCCCATTACGGGCCGGAGGGGGAGTTGGAATACTACTCCACCATCGCCCACGACCTGAGCACCTTCAAGCGCCAGCGCGCCGAGCTGGAGCGCAGCCGCCGGCTCATGGCCCTCGGCGAGCTGGGCTCGGTGCTGGCCCACCAGCTCAACCAGCCGCTCACGGCGGCGCTGACCTTCGCCGAGGGCACCCTGCAGCGGTTCGACAGACTGGAGGAGGTGCCCGCCGGCCTGCGCGAGGGCCTGGAGCAGATCCGCGTCCAGGTGGAGAAGGCGGGCGGCATCGTCCGCGACCTGCGCAACTTCCTGCGCGGCGGATCGCCCCATTTCCAGCGCGTGGACCTCAATGCCCTGGTGCAGACGGTGGGTCCGCGCCTGGAGATGGGCCGGGAGACCCTGGTGCCCTGCCTGGAGCAGCATCTGGCCGACGACCTGCCGTACGTTTCCGCCGACCCCACCCTGGTCCAGGAATGCCTCCAGAACCTGGTGAACAACGCCACCGAGGCCATGGAGGACCAGGCGGCGCCGGTGGTCCATATCACCACCGAGTCCCGGGCGGATGGGCTCGTGGAGGTCCGGGTGCGGGACTCGGGGGGAGGGCTTCCCGAGCCCATGCAGGAGAACCTGGACCGGCCCCTGTACACCACCAAGCCCGGCGGCCTGGGGCTCGGCGTGGCCATCTGCCGCTCGGTGATCGAGGCCCACGACGGCAACCTGTGGGCCACCCCCAACGAGCCGGAGCCCGGAACCACCTTCCACTTCACCCTGAAGGCCGCGGATCGCGACGCCTGA
- a CDS encoding ATP-binding protein, translated as MRNEHRDAPFLSASADALMNRETGGSRSYADVGAWSGADLENRLQELRKALQDPQSAPPKQRDRYELEAQRIELEMQNRELRELQAEMQASRDLYADLYDFAPQTYLAVSREGLIRAINLTGAQMLGWERGNLTGKPLAPFVHAEDQPAFFTFLRKLFEEGERTSREIRFSPKGGSPCTVVLEGILGSAPAEGTPFARLAVTDITERKRAEAIKERENRVLRGLQAVQHTVREGADLPTLLQRVCQHLNEEAGYALAWIAQPVDDAERSIRIMGLAGETRYVEAMQGRVSLTWGPGADGGENALGYMARTGEYLVSNSLREESLWAGRDIAHSMGMNAAAGLPLVYDDRVVGLMGLYAWDRDAFDEGEMRWLLQLANELATAWATLAYQEQHRQSEQERQYLLEFLNATPDFVAMADVAGNVLYRNPGAYRLLGQDPAHRPLESIRMSEAHPQWSWHRLLNEAFPTARQEGVWQGEMAFLDTAGREIPVHQVIVAHYGDDGSVERFSTIAHDLTAFKRQRAELERTRRSVALDELGSVIAHQLNQPLTAALMYADGTLNRWQGQQGVPDGSEEGVVRVKEQVQKAVEIVQDLRKFLNGGKPQLQPLDLNALIERIGPRLILGRETHQHHLREDLDPDLPEVSADSTLLQECLQNLVNNAAEAMQEAEVDEPAVDIRTRFREDGMVEVQVRDSGVGLPETLRENLNQPLFTTKPGGIGLGVGICRSVVEAHGGVLWATPNDPEPGTTFHFTLKPVEADPEEEAG; from the coding sequence ATGAGGAATGAACACCGTGATGCCCCCTTCTTGTCCGCCTCGGCCGATGCCCTCATGAACAGGGAAACGGGCGGTTCGCGGTCCTACGCGGATGTCGGCGCCTGGTCCGGGGCGGACCTGGAAAATCGCCTCCAGGAGCTCCGGAAGGCGCTCCAGGACCCCCAATCCGCGCCGCCCAAGCAGCGGGACCGCTACGAGCTGGAGGCGCAGCGCATCGAGCTGGAGATGCAGAATCGCGAGCTGCGCGAGCTGCAGGCGGAGATGCAGGCCTCCCGGGATCTGTACGCGGACCTTTACGATTTCGCCCCCCAGACCTATCTGGCGGTGAGCCGGGAGGGGCTGATCCGGGCCATCAACCTCACCGGCGCCCAGATGCTCGGCTGGGAGCGCGGTAACCTCACCGGAAAGCCCCTGGCCCCGTTCGTTCACGCCGAGGACCAGCCGGCCTTCTTCACCTTTCTCCGCAAGCTGTTCGAGGAGGGGGAGCGCACCTCCCGGGAGATCCGCTTTTCCCCCAAGGGCGGCAGCCCATGCACGGTGGTCCTGGAGGGCATCCTCGGCAGCGCGCCCGCCGAGGGCACCCCCTTCGCCCGGCTGGCGGTGACGGACATTACCGAGCGCAAACGGGCGGAGGCCATCAAGGAGCGGGAGAACCGCGTGCTGCGGGGGCTCCAGGCGGTCCAGCACACGGTCCGGGAAGGGGCCGATCTGCCCACCCTGCTGCAGAGGGTCTGCCAGCACCTGAACGAGGAGGCCGGCTACGCCCTGGCCTGGATCGCCCAGCCCGTGGACGACGCCGAGCGGTCCATCCGGATCATGGGGCTGGCGGGGGAGACCCGCTACGTGGAGGCCATGCAGGGGCGCGTTAGCCTGACCTGGGGCCCGGGCGCCGACGGCGGCGAGAACGCCCTGGGCTATATGGCGCGCACGGGGGAGTATCTGGTGAGCAACTCCCTCAGGGAGGAGAGCCTTTGGGCGGGTCGGGATATTGCCCATAGCATGGGCATGAACGCCGCTGCCGGTCTGCCCCTGGTCTACGACGATCGCGTGGTCGGTCTCATGGGCCTGTATGCCTGGGACCGGGACGCCTTCGACGAGGGGGAGATGCGCTGGCTGCTCCAGCTTGCCAACGAGCTGGCCACCGCCTGGGCCACGCTGGCGTACCAGGAGCAGCACCGGCAGTCGGAGCAGGAGCGCCAGTACCTGCTGGAGTTCCTGAACGCCACACCCGACTTCGTGGCCATGGCGGATGTGGCGGGCAACGTCCTCTATCGGAATCCCGGGGCCTATCGGCTGCTGGGCCAGGATCCGGCCCACAGGCCCCTGGAATCCATCCGCATGTCCGAGGCGCATCCCCAGTGGTCCTGGCACCGGCTCCTGAACGAGGCCTTCCCCACCGCCCGGCAGGAAGGGGTCTGGCAGGGCGAGATGGCCTTCCTGGACACCGCCGGCCGGGAGATCCCCGTCCATCAGGTGATCGTCGCCCACTACGGCGACGACGGCTCGGTGGAGCGCTTCTCCACCATCGCCCACGACCTCACCGCCTTCAAGCGTCAGCGCGCCGAGCTGGAGCGCACCCGGCGCTCCGTGGCCCTGGACGAGCTCGGCTCGGTGATCGCCCATCAGCTCAACCAGCCCCTGACCGCCGCCCTGATGTACGCCGACGGCACCCTGAACCGCTGGCAGGGGCAGCAGGGCGTTCCCGATGGCTCGGAGGAGGGGGTGGTGCGGGTCAAGGAGCAGGTGCAGAAGGCGGTGGAAATCGTCCAGGACCTGCGCAAGTTCCTGAACGGCGGCAAGCCGCAGCTCCAGCCCCTGGACCTCAACGCCCTCATCGAGCGGATCGGCCCCCGCCTCATCCTGGGCCGGGAGACCCACCAGCACCACCTGCGCGAGGATCTGGACCCCGACCTGCCCGAGGTGTCCGCCGATTCCACCCTGCTCCAGGAGTGCCTCCAGAACCTGGTCAACAACGCCGCCGAGGCCATGCAGGAGGCGGAGGTGGACGAGCCCGCGGTGGATATCCGGACCCGCTTCCGGGAGGACGGCATGGTGGAGGTGCAGGTCCGCGATAGCGGGGTGGGACTGCCGGAGACCCTGCGGGAGAACCTGAATCAGCCCCTGTTCACCACCAAGCCGGGCGGCATCGGGCTCGGCGTGGGGATCTGCCGCTCGGTGGTGGAGGCGCACGGCGGCGTCCTCTGGGCCACCCCCAACGACCCCGAGCCGGGCACCACCTTCCACTTCACCCTCAAGCCGGTGGAGGCCGACCCGGAGGAGGAAGCCGGCTGA